GATCATTGTAGATGCCCTGACGAACAACGTGAATCGCACGGCTCCGGAAGTGCGTTCGGCTTTCAACAAAGCCGGCGGCAACATGGGCGTAAGCGGATCGGTATCTTATATGTTCGACCAGACCGCCGTAATCGGCGTCGAAGGCAAATCGCTTGATGACGTAATGGAAATTATGCTGGAAGCAGACGTTGACGTCAACGATATCGCGGAAGAAGACGAGACGATCATGGTCTATGCTGCTCCGGATCAATTTAACGCTGTACAAGAAGCATTCAAGACTGCTGGAATTACGGAGTTCGTAGTTGCTGAAGTAACGATGCTTGCGCAAAACTTCGTTACTCTTCCCGAAGATGCGGTAGCTTCCTTCGAGAAGCTGATTGACGCGCTTGAAGATTTGGAAGACGTTCAACAAGTGTATCACAACGTTGAATTCGAATAATCGAGTTTGAAAACGGTCGCCTGAGGGCGGCCGTTTTTTTCTGTAATTCCAAGCTGTCATTGCCGTTTCACCCTGTTTAACAGGATGAATATCAAGGTATATCCAAGTATAGTAGGTAACCTCGAACCAATCTAATGAAAAACATTTCAGTTCTTTTCAGCCCGGTAGATGTCATTTAGAATAAGGTTGGCAGGAGAACAGCCGTTTGTGTTTGGAATAAAAATTTTTAGTAAA
This region of Paenibacillus sp. JDR-2 genomic DNA includes:
- a CDS encoding YebC/PmpR family DNA-binding transcriptional regulator, with translation MGRKWNNIKEKKASKDANTSRIYAKFGLEIYVAAKKGEPNPESNGALKFVLERAKTYNVPKAIIDRAIDKAKGGSDEQYFELRYEGFGPAGSMIIVDALTNNVNRTAPEVRSAFNKAGGNMGVSGSVSYMFDQTAVIGVEGKSLDDVMEIMLEADVDVNDIAEEDETIMVYAAPDQFNAVQEAFKTAGITEFVVAEVTMLAQNFVTLPEDAVASFEKLIDALEDLEDVQQVYHNVEFE